In Salinibaculum sp. SYNS191, the genomic window GGCCCGGACGACCGACCGGAACGTCCCGACGTTGTCGGCCGTCGAGAGCGCGTCGTCGTACGTGAAGTTGATCTCGTGCTGACCCTCAGCGACCTCGTGGTGGCTGGCCTCGACCTCGAAGCCCATCTCCTCGAGGCCGTAGATGATGTCACCGCGGACGTCCTGTGCGAGGTCCTTCGGCGCGAGGTCGAAGTACCCGCCGGAGTCGTGGGTCGTCGTCGTCGCGTTGCCGTTCTCGTCTTCTTCGAACAGGAAGAACTCGGGTTCCGGCGCGGCGTTGACCTGGTAGCCGAGGTCGTTCGCGCGGTCGATAGCGTCCTGCAGGACGAGCCGCGGGTCGCCGGTGAACGGCTTGTCTGTGGTCGTGTCGTGGACGTCACAGATGAGGCGAGCGCTGGTGACTTTCTCGCTGTTGCGCCACGGGAGCACGGCGAACGTCGTCGGGTCCGGTTCGAGACGCATGTCCGACTCCTGGATGCGGACGAATCCGTCGATGGAGGAGCCGTCGAAGTAGATGCCCTCCGTGAACGCTTTCTCCGCCTGCTCGGCCGGGATAGAGACGTTCTTGACTGTGCCCAGAATGTCCGTAAACTGCAACCTGAGGAAGTCTACGTCTTTCTCCTCGATCTCGTCGAGGACCCCCTCTGCTTCCGAAGATAGGTTTTCGCTTGTCATCTTTCGACGTGTCAGAGGGCGTGCCGCTATCACAAAAACCCTCCTATTTTGCGCAAATCTTGCACTCTACCCCCAGAATTGGATATTCGTAAAATTATAATATGTGGAGTTCGTTGGTGTAATTGATGACGTACGAAAATCTGGACCGAAAGTTGGTGAATGCACTTCTGGGAGACGGCCGCGCGAGCCTCCGCAGCCTGGCCGAGGAACTGGACGTGTCGGTCACGACCGTCTCGAACCACCTCTCGGACCTCGAGGAGGAGGGTATCATCGAAGGATACACACCGAAGGTCAACTACGACAAGCTCGGCTACGACGTGACGGCCATCCTCCAGCTGAAAGTCGAGGGTAGCGCCCTGCAGGACGTCACGGAGGACCTGCGCGAGCACCGTCAGATGGTCACCGTCTACGAGGTCAC contains:
- the glnA gene encoding type I glutamate--ammonia ligase, which translates into the protein MTSENLSSEAEGVLDEIEEKDVDFLRLQFTDILGTVKNVSIPAEQAEKAFTEGIYFDGSSIDGFVRIQESDMRLEPDPTTFAVLPWRNSEKVTSARLICDVHDTTTDKPFTGDPRLVLQDAIDRANDLGYQVNAAPEPEFFLFEEDENGNATTTTHDSGGYFDLAPKDLAQDVRGDIIYGLEEMGFEVEASHHEVAEGQHEINFTYDDALSTADNVGTFRSVVRAIAAEHDLHATFMPKPIPRINGSGMHTHLSLFQDGENAFHDDDGEFNLSETARKFIAGILEHAPAITAVCNPTVNSYKRLVPGYEAPVYIAWSDVNRSALIRKPAARTPAASRIELRSPDPSCNPYLAFAVMIHAGLDGIENDLDCPDPVRENIYDFDEEKREEYGIDTLPENLGEAVDELEKDEVILDALGPHVGEKFVEAKNQEFQEYLVDVSQWEIDRYLEKY
- the lrp gene encoding HTH-type transcriptional regulator Lrp — encoded protein: MTYENLDRKLVNALLGDGRASLRSLAEELDVSVTTVSNHLSDLEEEGIIEGYTPKVNYDKLGYDVTAILQLKVEGSALQDVTEDLREHRQMVTVYEVTGDHDIIAVGKFTDTDDMNDEIKTLLNDPEIKESNTSVVLNAAKEHEQFTLELE